Proteins found in one Plasmodium chabaudi chabaudi strain AS genome assembly, chromosome: 5 genomic segment:
- a CDS encoding cell division cycle protein 20 homolog, putative → MIDDLINEGNVGNSLFANLFKEKKNKETPMPNQNLGTFSVSNRDLYKDIFKHNIVDEYESDIEDQNLHFNYIYKTRYSRENENNIKIDEYTLKRATILNGKNDNNWDSSLFRNLNNFDYIKKRRGRKNMGLKKSGIMGSQKNSLNSNYLNNNSHCEENMFIENEWKYIYNNENNKNRCIDNLITSYSFTYPSHIFYNDKSEKRKIFSKPYKVLSAPKLADNFYLNLLDWSKRNIIAVGLNEKLYMWNCYTCKKHELFDLSILNKKKKKKKNDTQKYIASLKWNIFGNYLAVGLSNGVVEIWDIEKGSKIRKYKNHKLRVGSLCWYYNILTTGSRDNTIINCDIRTKDSNYIKYEKHTSEVCGLQWNYNGKLLASGSNDNSIYIWDNNKNDFIFHFTKHKAAVKAISWCPHDHNLLTTGGGSADKKIYFWDINNGECINSINTKSQVSNILWSKNTKELISTHSYTHSQIIIWNYPDLNKISALTDHKLRVLYAALSPDGTSLVSGSPDETIRLWNVFPKINDHNLPLLFPFENYYEIIR, encoded by the coding sequence ATGATTGATGATCTTATAAATGAAGGAAACGTGGGGAATAGTTTGTTTGCAAACCTATTCaaggaaaagaaaaataaagaaactCCTATGCCAAATCAAAATTTAGGAACCTTTTCAGTGTCTAACCGagatttatataaagacATTTTCAAACATAATATAGTAGACGAATATGAATCAGATATAGAAGATcaaaatttacattttaattatatttataaaacaagATATAGTCgcgaaaatgaaaataatataaaaatagatgAATATACATTAAAGAGAGCCACTATTTTGAATGgcaaaaatgataataattggGATAGTAGCCTCTTTAGaaatttaaacaattttgaTTACATTAAAAAGAGACGAGGCCGTAAAAACATGGGTTTGAAAAAAAGTGGAATTATGGGTTCTCAGAAAAATAGCTTGAACAGTAACTAtcttaataataattcccATTGTGAggaaaatatgtttatcgAAAATgaatggaaatatatatataacaatgaaaataataaaaataggtGTATAGATAATCTAATAACAAGTTATTCTTTTACATATCCatcacatattttttacaatgataaaagtgaaaaaagaaaaatatttagtaAACCATATAAAGTTTTAAGTGCCCCTAAATTAGCagacaatttttatttaaatttattagactggtcaaaaagaaatattattgcaGTTGGGTTAAATGAGAAATTGTATATGTGGAATTGTTATACATGTAAAAAACAtgaattatttgatttaagcatattgaataaaaaaaaaaaaaaaaaaaaaaatgatactcaaaaatatatagcatCATTAAAATGGAATATATTTGGTAACTATTTGGCAGTCGGATTATCAAACGGTGTAGTAGAAATATGGGATATTGAAAAGGGTTctaaaataagaaaatataaaaatcataAATTAAGAGTTGGATCATTATGTTggtattataatatattaacaacaGGAAGTCGAGACAacacaataataaattgtgATATACGAACTAAAGAtagtaattatataaaatatgaaaaacatACATCCGAAGTTTGTGGATTACAATGGAATTATAATGGTAAATTATTAGCCTCAGGAAGTAATGAtaattctatatatatatgggataataataaaaatgattttatttttcattttacaAAACATAAAGCTGCTGTTAAAGCTATTTCCTGGTGTCCACATgatcataatttattaacaacTGGGGGTGGGTCAgctgataaaaaaatatatttttgggATATTAACAATGGAGAATGtataaatagtataaataCCAAGTCTCAAgtttcaaatattttatggtcTAAAAATACGAAAGAATTAATATCAACACATAGTTACACACATAGCCAAATTATCATATGGAATTATCCTGacttaaataaaatttcagCCTTAACAGATCATAAATTAAGAGTATTATATGCAGCATTAAGTCCTGATGGAACTTCTCTTGTTTCTGGATCTCCAGATGAAACGATAAGATTATGGAATGTTTTTCCAAAAATCAATGACCATAATTTACCTTTGCTTTTTCCctttgaaaattattatgaaataatcagataa